Below is a window of Mycobacterium dioxanotrophicus DNA.
GTGCTGCCGCTGGACGGGCGGCCCTCCGAGCCGGAGATCCTGTCCCGGCTCGCGCTCATCTTGTATGGCCTTGGGGCACAAGCAGATCCGGGTAGCGTCGACGCGCAGGTGATCGCGACGACGCTCGCGAAGGAGACCGCCGACCCCGATTCGCCGGTGGCGGGACGCGACGTCGACGAGCTCACCGCGATGCTGCACCCCGGCCCGGGCTATGAACGCCGTCTCGACATGATGCTGCGGCTCGGGCCCTACGGCGACGCGTTCGGCGCGAAGCCCGACGGGCTGACGCTGGAACGGCTCAAGGCCAATCCACACGGCATCGACCTCGGCCCGCTGCGTCCGCGCATCCCCGAAGTGCTGCGAACCCCAAGTGGGCGAATCGAACTCGCCCCGGAGCTCATCGTCGCCGACGTGGCCCGGCTCCGCGATGCGCTGCGCCGCGCGGCAGGTGGGTTCCTGCTGATCGGGCGGCGCCACCTGCGGTCCAACAACAGCTGGATGCACAACCTGCCTGCGTTGTCCGGCGGATCCAACCGGTGCACGTTGCAGATCCACCCGGACGACGCAGCCGATCTCGGGCTCACCGACGTCGCCATCGTCAAGGGTCCGGGCGGTGAGCTGCTGGTCCCCGTCGAGGTGACCGACGGCATGCGGCGCGGTGTGGTCTCCCTGCCGCACGGCTGGAGCGCGGACCGCGGTGTGAACGTCAACCAACTCAACGACGGCACGCATCTGGACCCGCTGTCGGGTACCGCGGTGCTCAACGGGATTCCCGTCGACATCGCGCCGGTCGCCGGCTGAGCCGGCAATCCAGCCCGGCCTAGGTCAGTTCCCAGATCACCGTCACGCTGAAGTTGACGGTCTGCTGGCCCGGTTCCACCGGCACCGAGTCCAGCGCCATGCGCGGCATCGGCGCGGGCGTCGGCGGTGTGGTGCCGGACTGTTCGGAGATCGAGATGACCTTGCCCAGGGTGAGCCCGGACAGCTGGGCGTACTGCTCGGCGCGGCTCTTGGCGTCGTTGAAGGCTTGTGCGCGAGCATCTTTGACCAGCTGCGAATCGTCCTCGATCGAGTAGCTCACCGAGTTGATACGCGTGGCGTCCCCGCCCGTGTTCGCGATGAGCGCCAGCAGCTGTGACGCCGCGGTGATGTCGCGGATCTTGACGTCGATGGCGTTGCTCGCCCGGTACGCGATGGTCGTGCCGTCGGCATTGGTCTGCGGTTGCACGCTGACGTGCGTGGTGCTGATGTCTTTGCGGTCCACCTTGTTGCCCACCAGCGCGTCGATCACGGCCTGCTGGCGCTGGCTGGACTGGCTGAGCGCGGCGGTGACGTCTCCCGCGACCGACTCCATCGCCACGTTGGCGGTCAGCGTGTCGGGCGTGCCCTGCACCTTGCCGGAGCCGATGACGGTGACCTGCCGGGTGTCGGGTGAGCCGCCGTGGGCGTCGGGCCCGGACTTGGAATCGCACGCCGACACACCGGTGATGAGCAGAGCCGCCAGCACGGCGACGAGGGCACGGGTTCGCAACTTCGCATTCGCGGCGATCGCCATGCCACGGGACCCTACCGGCATGTCACAGGCCGCCGAGGAACTCGAGCAGCACTGCGTTGATCTCGTCGGGGCGCTCCTGCTGCAACCAGTGCCCGGCGCCCTCGATGAGCACTTCCCGGTAGTCCCCAGTGACCACGTCGCGGACCCGGTCCCGCGGGGTGAAGCCGAGCACCGGGTCGGCGGTGCCCGCCACGAACAGTGTCGGCGCCGTGATGGTCGAGGCCGGCGTGTGCTCCGTCAGCTCCCAGTTGCGGTCGAAGTTGCGGTACCAGTTTAGTGGCCCGGTGAACCCCGTCTCGGTGAAAGCCTCGATGTAATGCTCGAACTCGCCGGCGGTCACCCAGTCCGGAAGCGGCGGCAGGGGCCGGTCGCGCAGCACGTCCGGGGGAGCGCTGATGCCCTCGAGCGTGATCAGCCGGCGCATCGACTCCCGCGGGTCGACGGCCAGTTCGGCATCGGCAACGCCCGGTTCCTGGAAATACAGGATGTAGAAGAAGTTGTCGCCGATCATCTTGCGCCAGATCTGCGTCGGCGGTGCCGGTGCCCGAGGCACGGGCGGCACGCTCATCGCGACCACGGCGCGCACGCGGTCGGGATGGAAGAGCGCGAAGTTCGTCATCACCGGCGAACCCCAGTCGTGGCCGATGAGCACGGCGCGTTCGGCTTCGACGTCATCGAGCAGCCCGGCGATGTCGGAGGTGAGCGCGACGATGTCGTAGTCCTCGATCGCCGCCGGCCGCGACGAGCCGCCGTAACCACGCTGGTCGGGGGCGAGCACGTGGTAGCCGGCCGCGGCCAGGGCGGGGATCTGATGCCGCCATGAGTAGGCGAGTTCGGGGAAGCCGTGCGCGAGCACGACGACGGGGTTGCCCCGCTCACCCGCCTCGGTCACTCGCAAGGTCACGCCGTTGGTATCGACTAACCGTTCGGTCGGGATGAGCACGATCTCACCCAAGCATGGCCGGCCGCCGAGGGCTAGACCAACGTCGGGAACTGCCCGACGTTGGTCTAGCGGTAGCCTGAAAGCTCTCAACTGTGCACGTTGGAAGGACCGGGCCGAACTCGGCCGATTTTGATGAACCGGAAAAATGTGATCCGCACGCTGACCGCGATCGCGGTCGTGCTGCTGCTGGGCTGGTCGTTTCTCTATTTCAGCGATGACACCCGCGGTTACAAGCCCATCGACACCTCGGTGGCGATGGCTCAGATCAACGCTGACAACGTAGACAGCGCACAGATCGACGACCGCGAGCAACAGTTGCGGCTGGACCTGAAGAACAGCAACGGCGACACCGACAACAGCAAGAAGATCATCACCAAGTTCCCCACGGGCTACGCGGTGCATGTCGTCGACGCGCTGGTCGGCAAGAACGTCAAGTACAACACCGTCGTCAATCAAGGCAGCTTCCTCGGCTCGCTGCTCATCTACATGTTGCCGGTGCTGCTGCTGGTCGGCCTGTTCGTGATGTTCTCCCGTATGCAGGGCGGCGGGCGCATGGGCTTCGGCTTCGGCAAGTCCAAGGCCAAACAGTTGGGCAAGGACATGCCCAAGACCACGTTCGCCGACGTCGCAGGCGTCGACGAGGCGGTCGAGGAGCTCTACGAGATCAAGGACTTCCTGCAGAACCCCAGCCGTTATCAGGCGCTGGGCGCCAAGATCCCCAAGGGCGTGCTGCTCTACGGCCCGCCCGGCACCGGCAAGACGCTGCTGGCCCGGGCGGTCGCCGGGGAAGCCGGGGTTCCGTTCTTCACGATTTCGGGTTCGGACTTCGTCGAGATGTTCGTCGGTGTCGGCGCCTCTCGGGTGCGCGACATGTTCGAGCAGGCCAAGGCCAACAGCCCGTGCATCATCTTCGTCGACGAGATCGACGCCGTCGGCCGTCAGCGCGGCGCCGGAATGGGCGGCGGCCACGACGAACGCGAGCAGACGCTCAACCAGCTGCTGGTCGAGATGGACGGGTTCGGCGACCGCCAGGGCGTCATCCTCATCGCGGCGACCAACCGGCCCGACATCCTGGACCCGGCCCTTCTGCGGCCCGGCCGCTTCGACCGTCAGATCCCGGTGTCCAACCCGGACCTGGCCGGCCGCCGCGCCGTGCTCAAGGTGCACTCGGCCGGAAAGCCCATTGCACCCGACGCCGACCTGGACGGGCTGGCCAAGCGCACTGTCGGCATGTCGGGCGCCGACCTGGCCAACGTGGTGAACGAGGCCGCGCTGCTGACCGCCCGGGAGAACGGGACGGTCATCACCGGCCCCGCGCTCGAGGAGGCCGTCGATCGCGTCGTCGGCGGTCCGCGCCGCAAGGGCCGCATCATCAGCGAGCACGAAAAGAAGATCACCGCCTACCACGAGGGCGGACACACCCTCGCCGCGTGGGCGATGCCCGACATCGAGCCGATCTACAAGGTCACCATCCTGGCCCGCGGTCGCACCGGCGGCCACGCCGTCGCCGTCCCCGAGGACGACAAGGGCCTGATGACCCGCTCGGAGATGATCGCCCGGCTGGTGTTCGCCATGGGTGGACGTGCCGCCGAAGAGCTCGTGTTCCGTGAGCCCACCACCGGCGCGGTGTCCGACATCGAGCAGGCCACCAAGATCGCGCGCGCCATGGTCACCGAGTACGGCATGAGCAGCAAGCTGGGCGCCGTCCGCTACGGCACCGAGCACGGCGACCCGTTCCTGGGCCGCACCATGGGGACGCAGGCCGACTTCGGTCACGAGGTGGCCCGCGACATCGACGACGAGGTGCGCAAGCTCATCGAGGCCGCGCACACCGAGGCGTGGGAGATCCTCACCGAATACCGCGACGTGCTCGACACGTTGGCCGGCGAGCTGCTGGAGAAGGAGACCCTGCACCGCGCCGAACTGGAGGCGATCTTCGGTGAGGTCAAGAAGCGTCCCCGGCTGACCATGTTCGACGACTTCGGTGGCCGGGTGCCGTCGGACAAGCCGCCGATCAAGACCCCGGGCGAGATCGCCATCGAGCGCGGCGAGCCGTGGCCGCCGCCGGTTCCCGAGCCCGCCTTCAAGGCCGCCATCGCCGCCGCCAGCCGGGAAGCCGAGCGGCAGAACGGTGCCAACGGAGCCGGAGTCGCGGGCAACGGCGCACCGAACGGGCCCACTCAGCCCGATTACGGCGCTCCCGCCGGCTGGCACGCGCCCGGCTGGCCGCCGTCGCCGCAGCAGCAGAACCAGCCGCAACCCGCCGGGTACCACCCGCAGCAGGGTTACTGGTATCCGCCGCCACACCCGTCGGGATGGCAGCAGCCCCAGCCGTACCCGTATCAGCCCTATCCGCATCCTGGCCAGCCGGCGCCTGCGCCGGACCGGCCCGCGCCGCCGAACTCGAATGAGGATTCAGG
It encodes the following:
- a CDS encoding SIMPL domain-containing protein; amino-acid sequence: MAIAANAKLRTRALVAVLAALLITGVSACDSKSGPDAHGGSPDTRQVTVIGSGKVQGTPDTLTANVAMESVAGDVTAALSQSSQRQQAVIDALVGNKVDRKDISTTHVSVQPQTNADGTTIAYRASNAIDVKIRDITAASQLLALIANTGGDATRINSVSYSIEDDSQLVKDARAQAFNDAKSRAEQYAQLSGLTLGKVISISEQSGTTPPTPAPMPRMALDSVPVEPGQQTVNFSVTVIWELT
- a CDS encoding alpha/beta fold hydrolase; translated protein: MLIPTERLVDTNGVTLRVTEAGERGNPVVVLAHGFPELAYSWRHQIPALAAAGYHVLAPDQRGYGGSSRPAAIEDYDIVALTSDIAGLLDDVEAERAVLIGHDWGSPVMTNFALFHPDRVRAVVAMSVPPVPRAPAPPTQIWRKMIGDNFFYILYFQEPGVADAELAVDPRESMRRLITLEGISAPPDVLRDRPLPPLPDWVTAGEFEHYIEAFTETGFTGPLNWYRNFDRNWELTEHTPASTITAPTLFVAGTADPVLGFTPRDRVRDVVTGDYREVLIEGAGHWLQQERPDEINAVLLEFLGGL
- the ftsH gene encoding ATP-dependent zinc metalloprotease FtsH; amino-acid sequence: MNRKNVIRTLTAIAVVLLLGWSFLYFSDDTRGYKPIDTSVAMAQINADNVDSAQIDDREQQLRLDLKNSNGDTDNSKKIITKFPTGYAVHVVDALVGKNVKYNTVVNQGSFLGSLLIYMLPVLLLVGLFVMFSRMQGGGRMGFGFGKSKAKQLGKDMPKTTFADVAGVDEAVEELYEIKDFLQNPSRYQALGAKIPKGVLLYGPPGTGKTLLARAVAGEAGVPFFTISGSDFVEMFVGVGASRVRDMFEQAKANSPCIIFVDEIDAVGRQRGAGMGGGHDEREQTLNQLLVEMDGFGDRQGVILIAATNRPDILDPALLRPGRFDRQIPVSNPDLAGRRAVLKVHSAGKPIAPDADLDGLAKRTVGMSGADLANVVNEAALLTARENGTVITGPALEEAVDRVVGGPRRKGRIISEHEKKITAYHEGGHTLAAWAMPDIEPIYKVTILARGRTGGHAVAVPEDDKGLMTRSEMIARLVFAMGGRAAEELVFREPTTGAVSDIEQATKIARAMVTEYGMSSKLGAVRYGTEHGDPFLGRTMGTQADFGHEVARDIDDEVRKLIEAAHTEAWEILTEYRDVLDTLAGELLEKETLHRAELEAIFGEVKKRPRLTMFDDFGGRVPSDKPPIKTPGEIAIERGEPWPPPVPEPAFKAAIAAASREAERQNGANGAGVAGNGAPNGPTQPDYGAPAGWHAPGWPPSPQQQNQPQPAGYHPQQGYWYPPPHPSGWQQPQPYPYQPYPHPGQPAPAPDRPAPPNSNEDSGQDKDR